ATCTCGGCGCCAGACCGAATGTAGGGCGTCCGCTGTGGTGGGCGTCGCGGGCAGGGACTACCCGGCGGACCAAGTGGATGTCCTGGCCGAGCGCGCCGTGGATATCGGCCAACGCTCGGCGGCGTGACGCCGCGTTAGGCACATGGCGCGAACGCCGGCCGTCGTGGCACCGCACTGGCCTGGGGACGCGGCGTCGGTTGCCGGCAGGTGCGCAGTGAGGTAGATTGAACAAGTCGCGATGAAGTCACCAGCGCGATGGTTCTGCGGAGTTCTCCTTCCGGCGCTTCTGGCGACGCCTTCACCAACGAGGCGCGTCATGCACGTGATTCGCTCTGCCTCATTCCGGATCCCCGACGCTGCATCTCCGCGCGGATTACCCAGCGCGCCGCGCGCTGAATACCTGCCGCTCGAGCTCGACGCAGATTGCCCGTGGCGCACGCGGTACACCGCACGCCGCAGAGGCAACACGCTCGGTATCGGCGCATGGGTTCTGCTCGCGCTGCTGGCGTTTGTGGTCTGCCGCGTACTGATGACCCGGTGACCAGCAGCGCCGCCGCCAACCACCGACGGCGCTGGTCCGGAACCGTTCGGCGCCGTTAGGCGATTGCCGCGAAGGCCGCTTTCTGGCCACGCTTCTTCGCGCGGGGCCGCCCGCGTCCCATCGCGCTTTGCGCCGCCGCGCGATACTCCGCGATGTCGAAACCCTCCGGGTCGATCATCGCCTGCACGGCGCACCCGGTGATGAGGCTGACGGCGACGGCGGCCAAGCCCTCTGGCGTCGCGCCGGTGAATCGGGCTCGATCGGTCTCCAACGCTTCCTCGGCCAGCGTACGGAATGCCGCGCGATACTCGGACAGAGCAGCGCCGACCTTCGATCGGACGCGGCCATGTCTCGAGCCGAGCGCCCAATACTCGAAGAAGAGCCGCACCAGGCGCGGGGCCTCAGCCAAGCGATCCATTTCCTGCCGGATCGCGGCGATGAAGCGACCCTCGGCGTCCGGAATCTGACGGACATCGTTCGAGGTCGTGAGGAGGAAGGTGTTCGCGAGCACCCGGTCGAGCAGCGCGGTGACGAGCTCGTCCCTCCGCCGAAAGTGAAACAGCACGAGGCCATGGCTGAGCTTCGCCTGGGCGGCCACGGCACGAACCGTTAGGCCGTTGATCCCGCGGCGCGCGGCCACGGCGTGGGCCGCCGCCAGAAGCTGGTCGCGGCGAGTTTCCTCTGGTGCTTTCTGTCCGGGCATGCGTCATTCTCCTCTCGGTCGTGGCCGAGCGCCGATGAACGTGCGGTCCCATGGATGTCGTCGGGGATTCCTGCCGGACCGCGCCGCCGGCGCGGTCCCTCTGCCT
The DNA window shown above is from Gemmatimonadaceae bacterium and carries:
- a CDS encoding TetR family transcriptional regulator, with translation MPGQKAPEETRRDQLLAAAHAVAARRGINGLTVRAVAAQAKLSHGLVLFHFRRRDELVTALLDRVLANTFLLTTSNDVRQIPDAEGRFIAAIRQEMDRLAEAPRLVRLFFEYWALGSRHGRVRSKVGAALSEYRAAFRTLAEEALETDRARFTGATPEGLAAVAVSLITGCAVQAMIDPEGFDIAEYRAAAQSAMGRGRPRAKKRGQKAAFAAIA